In Burkholderia savannae, one genomic interval encodes:
- a CDS encoding oxidoreductase — translation MSTTSVSNFDIVFDPVSLGGLRVPNRIVMAPMTRRQSPGGVPDRDVARYYAKRAEGGAGFIITEGTYVDHPVAGGFADVPHFFGREALEGWRRVVDGVHAAGSVIAAQLWHLGNVRQRGTPPHAELPGIGPERVVKDGVVAVEALTDADARDIAASFARAAYDAVEAGFDAVELHGAHGYLLDQFLWAKMNARTDAYGGSLENRLRLSVEVAEAVRAAVGPNIPLIFRFSQWKVQDYTGFIVESSAELKTMLDVLVTAGVDIFDVSTRRFWEPAFASEGDADLASLVRELSGKPVIMVGSVGIDSAFSAAQVRGAEGLVVGIENLDRAVARVEAGHADCIALGRALLADPEWPAKVRTGEFDRIVPYRKDMFSTLT, via the coding sequence ATGTCGACGACCAGCGTCTCCAATTTCGATATCGTTTTTGATCCGGTTTCACTCGGCGGCTTACGCGTGCCGAACCGCATCGTCATGGCGCCGATGACCCGGCGGCAGTCGCCGGGCGGCGTGCCGGACCGCGACGTCGCGCGCTACTACGCGAAGCGCGCCGAGGGCGGCGCCGGATTCATCATCACCGAGGGGACGTACGTCGACCATCCGGTGGCGGGCGGGTTCGCCGACGTTCCGCACTTCTTCGGCCGGGAGGCGCTCGAAGGCTGGCGGCGCGTCGTCGACGGCGTGCACGCGGCGGGCAGCGTGATCGCCGCGCAGCTCTGGCATCTCGGCAACGTCAGGCAGCGCGGCACGCCGCCCCATGCGGAGCTGCCGGGCATCGGGCCCGAGCGGGTCGTCAAGGACGGCGTCGTCGCGGTCGAGGCGTTGACGGATGCCGATGCGCGGGATATCGCGGCGTCGTTCGCACGCGCGGCGTACGACGCGGTCGAGGCCGGATTCGACGCGGTCGAACTGCACGGCGCGCATGGCTATCTGCTCGACCAATTCCTGTGGGCCAAGATGAACGCGCGCACCGACGCGTACGGCGGCTCGCTCGAGAACCGGCTGCGCCTGTCGGTGGAAGTCGCCGAAGCGGTGCGCGCGGCCGTCGGCCCGAACATACCGCTGATCTTCCGGTTCTCGCAATGGAAGGTGCAGGACTATACGGGCTTCATCGTCGAATCGTCTGCGGAACTGAAGACGATGCTCGACGTGCTCGTCACCGCGGGCGTCGATATTTTCGACGTCAGCACGCGACGCTTCTGGGAGCCGGCGTTCGCGTCGGAAGGCGACGCCGATTTGGCGTCGCTCGTGCGCGAGCTGTCCGGCAAGCCGGTCATCATGGTCGGCAGCGTCGGCATCGACAGCGCGTTCTCGGCTGCGCAAGTACGCGGCGCGGAGGGTTTGGTGGTCGGCATCGAGAATCTCGATCGCGCGGTCGCGCGCGTCGAGGCGGGGCATGCGGACTGCATCGCGCTCGGACGCGCGCTGCTCGCGGATCCGGAATGGCCGGCCAAAGTGCGGACGGGCGAATTCGATCGTATCGTGCCGTATCGCAAGGACATGTTCTCGACGTTGACGTGA